A genome region from Lactobacillus sp. ESL0791 includes the following:
- a CDS encoding GNAT family N-acetyltransferase, producing the protein MTYKIAQLTQENAMIIADEWHYPGKYSFYDMTADPEDYKEISTPSLRGTNYYQVLDNGKLVGFFMVEKVAEDKGLYEIGLGMKPELTGHGRGQKFLEAIIEYTLNKFSVKEIILDVAAFNVRAQKVYQKLGFKVIKEHQQETNNSVYPFLEMRKKFAD; encoded by the coding sequence ATGACATATAAGATTGCGCAGTTAACGCAAGAAAATGCCATGATCATTGCTGATGAATGGCATTATCCGGGTAAATATTCTTTCTATGATATGACAGCCGATCCGGAGGATTACAAGGAAATAAGCACACCAAGTTTGCGTGGGACTAATTATTACCAGGTACTTGATAATGGAAAATTAGTTGGCTTTTTTATGGTAGAAAAAGTTGCCGAAGATAAGGGACTCTATGAAATTGGCTTAGGGATGAAGCCGGAACTGACAGGCCACGGTCGCGGGCAAAAATTTTTAGAAGCGATCATTGAATATACATTAAATAAATTTTCTGTTAAGGAAATTATTTTAGACGTTGCAGCTTTCAATGTGCGGGCTCAGAAAGTTTATCAAAAATTGGGCTTTAAAGTAATTAAGGAGCACCAACAAGAAACGAACAATTCTGTTTACCCGTTTTTAGAGATGCGAAAGAAGTTTGCTGATTAA
- a CDS encoding GMP reductase — MSNYFSMEAFDYDDIQLVPNKGIIKSRHDADTNVKFGTRTFKIPVVPANMESVIDDNLAVWLAQNDYYYVMHRFHPENRIAFIKMMHEKGLFASISVGIKDNEYAFIDQLAEEKIIPEYITIDVAHGHSIFVIKMIQYIKKKLPNTFLTAGNIATPEAVRELENAGADATKVGVGPGKACITKLKTGFGTGGWQLAALRMCSKAASKPIIADGGIRHNGDIAKSIRFGATIVMIGSMLAGHEESPGNIIKINGKTYKQYWGSASEVQKGAYHNVEGKQMLVPYRGSIKDTLKEMQEDLQSAISYAGGKTVNSIKLVDYVIVKSSILSGDK; from the coding sequence ATGAGTAATTATTTTAGTATGGAAGCCTTTGATTATGATGACATCCAGCTTGTCCCCAATAAAGGGATTATTAAAAGTCGGCATGATGCAGATACCAACGTCAAGTTCGGAACCCGAACATTTAAAATTCCCGTTGTCCCAGCAAACATGGAAAGCGTGATTGATGATAATTTGGCAGTTTGGCTCGCCCAAAATGACTACTACTATGTAATGCATCGGTTTCATCCAGAAAATCGGATTGCCTTTATTAAAATGATGCATGAAAAAGGTCTTTTTGCTTCCATTTCGGTTGGTATTAAAGACAACGAATATGCTTTTATTGACCAGCTGGCGGAAGAAAAAATCATTCCGGAATACATCACAATCGATGTGGCTCATGGTCATTCGATTTTCGTCATTAAAATGATCCAGTACATTAAGAAAAAATTACCAAACACTTTTTTGACAGCCGGCAACATCGCAACACCGGAAGCAGTCCGGGAATTGGAAAATGCTGGGGCCGATGCAACCAAGGTCGGTGTCGGTCCTGGTAAAGCCTGCATTACCAAACTGAAAACCGGTTTTGGCACCGGTGGTTGGCAGCTGGCAGCGTTAAGAATGTGCAGCAAGGCGGCAAGCAAACCGATTATTGCTGACGGCGGCATCCGGCACAACGGCGACATTGCTAAGTCGATCCGTTTTGGCGCCACAATTGTGATGATCGGCTCAATGCTGGCGGGGCATGAGGAGTCCCCCGGGAATATTATCAAAATCAACGGCAAAACCTACAAGCAGTATTGGGGCTCAGCCTCCGAGGTGCAAAAGGGGGCCTATCATAACGTTGAGGGCAAGCAGATGCTGGTGCCTTACCGCGGTTCAATTAAAGATACACTGAAAGAAATGCAGGAAGACTTGCAGTCAGCAATTTCTTATGCGGGCGGAAAAACCGTTAATTCAATCAAATTAGTTGATTACGTTATTGTTAAAAGTTCCATTTTAAGCGGCGATAAATAA
- a CDS encoding adenylosuccinate synthase translates to MTAVAVVGSQWGDEGKGKITDFLSRDAAYAVRSNGGNNAGHTIEIDGKAFKMRLIPSGIFAADKAAVIGNGVVINPEVLLAELANLEENGINTSNLKISNRAHIIMPYDINQDEYQEEFKGANKIGTTKNGIGPTYMDKASRIGIRVCDLLEKDTFEEKLRTNLQEKNALFTKVYGKPALEFDEIFTKYYEYGQKLRQYVTDTSVLVNDALDNEEKVLFEGAQGVMLDIDEGTYPYVTSSNTISGGIASGIGVGANRLKTVIGVCKAYTTRVGEGPFPTELLDATGDRIREIAHEYGTVTGRPRRIGWFDSVALRHAKRVAGINALSLNLLDIFSGFDTVKIATAYELDGQKIDYYPASLKELYRCKPVYEELPAWQEDITAAKTWQDLPENAQKFLKRVEEIVGVPLVTVSVGPDREQTIVLQDPWKM, encoded by the coding sequence ATGACAGCAGTTGCAGTTGTTGGCAGTCAATGGGGCGATGAAGGCAAAGGGAAGATTACCGACTTTTTGAGTAGGGATGCCGCTTATGCGGTCCGATCCAATGGTGGTAATAATGCAGGGCATACTATCGAAATTGATGGCAAAGCGTTTAAGATGCGCCTAATCCCGTCCGGAATTTTTGCGGCAGATAAGGCCGCCGTGATTGGCAACGGCGTAGTAATTAATCCTGAAGTTTTGCTGGCTGAACTAGCAAATCTTGAAGAAAATGGGATTAATACCAGCAATCTGAAGATTTCCAACCGCGCGCACATCATTATGCCTTACGACATCAATCAGGATGAATACCAAGAAGAATTTAAAGGTGCCAATAAGATAGGCACGACTAAGAACGGAATTGGGCCTACCTACATGGATAAGGCTTCAAGAATTGGGATCCGGGTCTGTGATCTGTTGGAAAAAGATACTTTCGAAGAAAAATTACGAACTAACTTACAGGAAAAGAATGCGTTGTTTACCAAGGTTTATGGTAAACCGGCACTTGAATTTGACGAAATTTTTACTAAATATTATGAATATGGTCAAAAGCTGAGGCAGTATGTCACTGATACTTCGGTTTTAGTTAATGACGCACTTGATAATGAAGAAAAGGTTTTGTTTGAAGGCGCTCAGGGTGTGATGCTGGATATTGATGAGGGAACTTATCCTTATGTTACTTCGTCCAATACTATTTCCGGAGGTATTGCCAGTGGTATCGGTGTGGGTGCCAACCGCCTGAAGACCGTGATCGGTGTCTGCAAGGCTTATACAACGCGGGTAGGTGAGGGTCCATTCCCAACAGAGCTGTTAGATGCAACCGGTGACCGCATTCGCGAGATCGCGCATGAATACGGCACGGTTACAGGCCGCCCGCGTCGTATTGGGTGGTTTGATTCGGTCGCCCTGCGTCACGCGAAACGGGTTGCCGGAATTAACGCTTTAAGCCTGAACCTGCTAGATATTTTTAGCGGCTTTGATACAGTAAAAATCGCAACTGCATATGAATTAGATGGTCAAAAAATTGATTATTACCCGGCCAGCCTGAAGGAACTTTACCGCTGTAAGCCGGTCTATGAAGAATTGCCAGCCTGGCAAGAGGATATTACCGCTGCAAAAACTTGGCAGGATCTACCAGAAAACGCGCAAAAGTTCTTAAAACGTGTTGAAGAAATTGTCGGTGTGCCACTGGTAACAGTTTCGGTAGGGCCAGACCGTGAGCAAACAATTGTGTTACAAGATCCGTGGAAAATGTAA
- the purB gene encoding adenylosuccinate lyase has translation MLERYTRPEMDKIWTDENKYAAWLKVEIAATNAWAELGAIPTDDAAKIARNASFSADRVAELEEVTHHDVVAFTRAVSESLGSEKKWVHFGLTSTDVVDTAQGYILKQADKIIRQDLKNLKQTIRQKALKYKNTVEMGRTHGVQAEPTTFGLKLARWYAELNRDIDRFEHAAKGVESGKISGAVGTFANVPPAVETSVLKQLGLTQQPITSQVLPRDLHAEYIAVLALIATSIENWATEIRSLQRSEIHEVEEHFRAGQKGSSAMPHKRNPIGSENLCGMARVLRGHIITAYEDVTLWHERDISHSSAERIILPDTTIGIDYMLDRFNRILTNLDVFPETMLKNMDKTYGLIYSQRLLLKLIDEAGLARETAYDLVQKLTAKAWTEQVSFRKLVEDSEIMNYLSDEDVADAFDYHYHLRHVDEIFKKVGLE, from the coding sequence ATGTTAGAACGTTATACACGCCCCGAAATGGACAAAATTTGGACAGATGAAAATAAGTATGCTGCTTGGCTTAAGGTCGAGATTGCGGCAACCAATGCCTGGGCAGAATTAGGTGCGATCCCGACAGATGATGCGGCTAAAATTGCTCGTAATGCCAGTTTTTCGGCTGACCGAGTTGCTGAGCTTGAAGAGGTAACGCACCATGATGTGGTGGCCTTCACTAGGGCGGTGTCGGAAAGTCTTGGCTCCGAAAAGAAGTGGGTGCACTTTGGCTTAACATCAACAGATGTGGTAGACACGGCCCAGGGCTACATCTTGAAGCAGGCCGATAAAATTATTCGCCAAGATTTGAAAAATTTAAAACAAACGATCAGACAAAAGGCCTTAAAATATAAAAATACGGTTGAAATGGGTCGGACACACGGGGTACAGGCGGAGCCAACGACTTTCGGCTTAAAACTGGCCCGCTGGTATGCCGAGCTTAACCGTGATATTGACCGCTTTGAGCACGCTGCTAAGGGTGTAGAATCCGGTAAGATTTCCGGTGCTGTGGGTACTTTTGCCAATGTGCCGCCAGCTGTTGAGACTAGTGTCCTGAAACAGCTGGGCTTGACGCAACAGCCGATTACCAGTCAAGTATTGCCGCGAGACTTGCATGCGGAATACATTGCGGTTTTGGCGCTGATTGCCACCAGCATTGAAAATTGGGCAACGGAGATCCGTAGCTTGCAGCGTTCCGAAATTCACGAGGTTGAAGAGCATTTCCGTGCAGGCCAAAAAGGCTCGTCGGCAATGCCGCACAAGCGTAACCCAATTGGTTCGGAAAATCTTTGCGGGATGGCCCGGGTGCTGCGCGGTCATATCATTACGGCCTATGAAGATGTGACTTTGTGGCATGAACGGGATATTTCGCATTCTAGTGCCGAGCGGATTATTTTGCCGGATACGACGATTGGCATTGACTACATGTTGGATCGCTTCAACCGCATTTTAACTAATTTAGATGTTTTTCCGGAAACAATGCTGAAGAACATGGACAAGACCTATGGCTTGATCTATTCGCAAAGGTTACTATTAAAATTGATTGACGAGGCGGGATTAGCCCGGGAAACGGCCTATGACTTAGTGCAAAAATTAACTGCCAAGGCCTGGACCGAGCAGGTATCTTTTAGAAAATTAGTGGAAGACAGTGAGATTATGAACTATTTGTCTGACGAAGATGTGGCTGATGCCTTTGACTATCATTATCATTTACGGCATGTTGACGAAATTTTCAAAAAAGTTGGACTTGAATAA
- a CDS encoding PTS glucose transporter subunit IIA, translating into MFGFGKKKKTEDIYTPVTGKIIPITEVKDAVFSEKMMGDGFAVEPEEIAIYAPVAGEISTVFPTKHALGITTAAGLEVLVHMGLDTVELKGASFENLVEVGQRVDQNTKISTMDVVAIREAGYDPTVVIVYTNMDKIKVLPEPELGESEHSQKIGTLEYK; encoded by the coding sequence ATGTTTGGATTTGGCAAGAAGAAAAAAACAGAAGATATTTATACACCTGTGACGGGAAAGATAATTCCGATTACAGAGGTCAAAGATGCGGTCTTTTCTGAAAAAATGATGGGCGACGGATTTGCTGTTGAACCTGAAGAAATAGCAATTTATGCGCCTGTTGCCGGTGAAATTTCAACCGTTTTTCCTACTAAACATGCTTTGGGAATAACCACCGCGGCTGGCTTAGAGGTATTAGTCCATATGGGCCTAGATACGGTCGAATTAAAGGGCGCTTCGTTTGAAAATTTGGTTGAAGTAGGACAGAGAGTTGACCAAAACACTAAAATTTCGACAATGGATGTAGTAGCGATTAGGGAAGCAGGATATGATCCAACAGTTGTGATTGTTTATACTAATATGGATAAGATTAAGGTTTTGCCTGAACCTGAATTGGGTGAAAGTGAGCATTCACAAAAGATTGGCACACTGGAATATAAATAA